One segment of Myotis daubentonii chromosome 11, mMyoDau2.1, whole genome shotgun sequence DNA contains the following:
- the ARRDC1 gene encoding arrestin domain-containing protein 1: MGRVQLFEIRLSHGRIVYSPGEPLAGAVHVCLGAPLPFRAIRVSCTGSCRVSTKANDTAWVTEEGYVNSALSLADKGSLPTGEHSFPFQFLLPATAPTSFEGPFGKIVYQVRATIDTPRFSKDHQCSCVFYILSPLNLNSIPDIEQPNVASTTKKFSYKLVKTGSVVLTASTDLRGYVVGQVLRLQADIDNQSGKDTGPVVASLLQKVSYKAKRWIYDVRAIADVEGAGVKAWRRTQWQEQILVPALPQSALPGCSLIHVDYYLQVSLKVPEASVTLPVFVGHIAVNPAPPSPQPGPGPPPGAQSLVVPSAPPQEEAEAEATAGQPHLADPVSLLAKCHLQLRPPAALGAGPGAPEPRPPGGSPASRPLPPALCVSTGAAVPYFADGAGGPVPTTSTLILPPEYSLWAHPCEAPPSYEQSCSSADPGLIPGS, encoded by the exons CGATTCGGGTGAGCTGCACAGGCTCCTGCAGGGTCTCCACCAAGGCCAACGACACGGCGTGGGTGACGGAGGAGGGCTACGTCAACAGCGCTCTGTCGCTGGCTGACAAAG GGAGCCTGCCTACTGGAGAGCACAGCTTCCCCTTCCAGTTCCTGCTTCCTG CCACGGCACCCACGTCTTTCGAGGGCCCCTTTGGGAAGATCGTGTACCAGGTGCGGGCCACCATCGACACGCCGCGTTTTTCCAAGGATCACCAGTGCAGCTGTGTGTTCTACATCTTGAGCCCTCTGAACCTGAACAGCATCCCGGACATCGAG caaCCCAATGTGGCCTCCACCACCAAGAAGTTCTCCTACAAGCTGGTGAAGACGGGCAGCGTGGTGCTCACCGCCAGCACCGACCTCCGTGGCTACGTGGTAGGGCAGGTGCTGCGGCTGCAGGCCGACATCGATAACCAGTCGGGCAAGGACACCGGCCCGGTGGTGGCCAGTCTGCTGCAG AAAGTGTCCTATAAGGCCAAGCGCTGGATCTATGACGTGCGGGCCATCGCGGATGTGGAGGGTGCCGGAGTCAAGGCCTGGAGGCGGacgcagtggcaggagcagatCCTGGTGCCCGCCCTGCCCCAGTCGGCCCTCCCGGGCTGCAGCCTCATCCACGTGGACTACTACCTGCAG GTCTCCCTGAAGGTGCCCGAAGCCTCCGTGACCCTCCCGGTCTTCGTCGGCCATATCGCTGTGAACCCAGCCCCGCCAAGTCCGCAGCCAGGCCCCGGGCCGCCTCCTGGGGCTCAGTCCTTGGTGGTGCCCTCGGCCCCGccccaggaggaggctgaggctgaggccacGGCCGGCCAACCCCACTTGGCAGACCCTGTCTCCCTCCTCGCCAAGTGCCACTTGCAGCTGCGGCCACCTGCCGCCCTCGGTGCAGGGCCTGGCGCCCCCGAACCCCGACCCCCGGGCGGCAGCCCCGCCTCacgccctctgccccctgccttgTGCGTCTCCACAGGTGCCGCTGTGCCCTACTTCGCAGACGGGGCTGGAGGGCCGGTGCCCACCACCAGCACCTTGATCCTGCCCCCGGAGTACAGCTTGTGGGCCCACCCCTGCG AGGCCCCGCCGTCCTATGAGCAGAGCTGCAGCAGTGCGGACCCCGGCCTGATCCCCGGGAGCTGA